A window of the Cystobacter fuscus genome harbors these coding sequences:
- a CDS encoding peptidylprolyl isomerase, protein MRSRLPPSRSLLAASLSFALAACGGRGDSPGTPKDTSPVVATVGEHPITTQALQTKLEEQPPFIRARYTSLEKKKELLDNEIRFELLLQEARRRGLDKDPEVLATLEKVMVQKLLRLHQEGAVGKVSDEELRQYYDAHHDEFVRPERVRVSHLFLAAPEGSAKRDETRATANKLLAEIKRQPPTEQPGAFEKAVRTWSADASTKNAGGDLGYKTREELTQAWGPLVAEVASGLKTVGELGTVVATDQGFHLLQLTGRQAGVTQPLDGVKTRIENRLLTERRSRSMDALIEELEQKTPVRIEEEVLGAMTISTSSAARTGTP, encoded by the coding sequence ATGCGTTCGCGTCTCCCGCCGTCCCGTTCCCTCCTCGCCGCTTCCCTGTCCTTCGCGCTGGCCGCCTGTGGTGGCCGCGGTGATTCCCCGGGAACCCCAAAAGACACCAGCCCCGTCGTCGCCACCGTGGGTGAGCACCCCATCACCACCCAGGCCTTGCAAACGAAGTTGGAGGAGCAACCCCCCTTCATCCGGGCGCGCTACACCAGCCTGGAGAAGAAGAAGGAGCTGCTCGACAACGAGATCCGCTTCGAGCTGCTTCTCCAGGAGGCGCGGCGGCGAGGGTTGGACAAGGATCCCGAGGTGCTCGCCACCCTGGAGAAGGTGATGGTGCAGAAGCTGCTGCGTCTGCATCAGGAGGGCGCGGTGGGCAAGGTGTCCGACGAGGAGTTGCGCCAGTATTATGACGCCCACCACGACGAGTTCGTCAGGCCCGAGCGCGTGCGCGTCAGCCATCTCTTCCTCGCCGCTCCCGAGGGCTCCGCGAAGCGTGACGAGACGCGGGCCACGGCGAACAAGCTGTTGGCGGAGATCAAACGCCAGCCCCCCACGGAGCAGCCGGGAGCCTTCGAAAAGGCCGTGCGGACCTGGTCGGCGGACGCCTCCACGAAGAACGCGGGAGGAGACCTGGGCTACAAGACCCGAGAGGAATTGACCCAGGCGTGGGGCCCGCTCGTGGCGGAGGTCGCCTCGGGACTGAAGACGGTGGGGGAGCTGGGCACGGTGGTGGCCACTGACCAGGGCTTCCACCTGCTCCAACTCACCGGGCGGCAGGCGGGGGTGACCCAGCCCCTCGATGGGGTGAAGACTCGCATCGAGAACCGGCTGCTCACCGAACGGCGCTCTCGCTCCATGGACGCACTCATCGAGGAACTCGAGCAGAAGACGCCGGTGCGGATCGAGGAGGAGGTGCTCGGCGCGATGACGATCAGCACGTCCAGCGCCGCGAGGACCGGGACGCCCTGA
- a CDS encoding peptidylprolyl isomerase, whose product MRRVRWLFGVGILLVACSKQDAPAEGADSSSQVVGTYEGGVITEAELMAEVARLPPRLREQFETPAGRGEFIRSMIDKRLLAQEARRRGLHERPDIQRQVRELEERLSIQALMAEEEKAAPPVSEEALRAYYDMHQTELTEPERVRVVRVFAAVPAGASAAQRTSARQKAEQFAQRLRKGEPAAKVAAEGDGPERLRGGDVGLFALGDRGEPAMEQAAFALKKPGEVSAVVEESGGYSVLQFVERRAARVPPFEEVRASIQGRLQPQMKRKVFEDVLSRLRKAGGSQP is encoded by the coding sequence ATGCGACGCGTACGATGGTTGTTCGGGGTGGGGATTCTGTTGGTGGCCTGTTCGAAGCAGGATGCCCCCGCGGAGGGGGCGGACTCGTCGAGTCAGGTGGTTGGGACCTACGAGGGTGGAGTCATCACCGAGGCCGAGCTGATGGCCGAGGTGGCCCGCCTGCCCCCGCGTCTGCGCGAGCAGTTCGAGACCCCCGCCGGTCGCGGTGAGTTCATCCGGTCGATGATCGACAAACGGCTGCTGGCGCAGGAAGCGCGGCGGCGCGGCTTGCACGAGCGGCCCGACATCCAGCGGCAGGTGCGCGAGTTGGAGGAGCGGCTCTCCATCCAGGCCCTGATGGCCGAGGAAGAGAAGGCCGCGCCCCCCGTCTCCGAGGAGGCGCTTCGGGCGTACTACGACATGCACCAGACGGAACTGACCGAGCCGGAGCGGGTCCGGGTGGTGCGGGTGTTCGCGGCGGTGCCCGCTGGAGCCTCCGCTGCTCAGCGGACGAGCGCGCGGCAGAAGGCGGAGCAGTTCGCGCAGCGGCTGCGCAAGGGCGAGCCGGCGGCCAAGGTGGCCGCGGAAGGGGATGGCCCCGAGCGGTTGCGGGGAGGCGACGTGGGGCTGTTCGCCCTGGGTGATCGGGGAGAGCCTGCGATGGAGCAGGCGGCATTCGCCCTGAAGAAGCCGGGCGAGGTGAGTGCGGTGGTGGAAGAGTCCGGGGGCTACTCCGTGCTTCAGTTCGTGGAGCGCCGAGCGGCGCGCGTTCCGCCCTTCGAGGAGGTGCGTGCCTCCATCCAGGGCCGGCTGCAGCCGCAGATGAAGCGCAAGGTTTTCGAAGACGTGCTGTCTCGCCTGCGCAAGGCGGGGGGAAGCCAGCCGTGA